The Acetobacteroides hydrogenigenes genome contains the following window.
AGTCAAATGGAGATATACAAAATCTACTATAAGACTATGTACAACACGGCTTACCGAATGGTACACCATAGTGCAGAAGCGGAAGATTGCATGCAGGAAGCGTTTCTGAAAGCTTTTACCAAGATTGGAAGCTACCAAAACGAGGTTAGCTTTGGAGCTTGGCTAAAGCGAATTGTCGTAAATACATGCCTCGACAAGATGCGGCAACGAAAGCTGGAATTCGCCCCCGACGACAAGCTTCCGGACAAGGAAGACGAAACAGCTGAAATTGACTGTGACGAGAATATGTCAGTCGAATGCATAAAGCGCTGCATCGAGATGCTACCGGAAAGTTATCGGATCATCATCAACCTTTTTTTGATTGAAGGGTATGATCACGAGGAGATTGCAGATATCCTTCACATTTCAAATGCAGCATCCAGAACGCAGCTGCATCGCGCTAAGCAAAAGTTAGGGACCCTGATTAAAGAAAAACAAAAAACGTTCTATAATGGCTCGTATTGAGGATTACATCAACCATCATCGCGATGAGTTCGATTGCGAGAACCCGTCGGAGGAGCATCTAAAAAGCTTCGAACAAAAGTTGGCTTTCGTCAACGCATCACTGCAGCCTGCAAAGCAAAGAAAATTTTCCTTTGCACAAGTAGCAGCAGCGGCACTACTACTTGTTGCTTCTACCCTCCTTTTCGGAAAACTTTTCATCACAACCAACGATGAGTACAGTAACGAAATTCGAGTAATAAAAAGCAACTACAACGAGGTGCTGGATGCCAAGTACAAGCAAATAAATATAGCCGTAGATAAACTTCCCGAGTCCGTGCGCAAGGACTACGAAAAGCAAGTCGAAAGCATTAAAAAGCAAACAACAATTATGGAGAAAGCATCAGAGATGTCAGCCAACAACCCAGAAATGCGCCAAGCGCTCATGATGCACTACCGCCAAACGGATCGAATTCTTACCAAGATGGCCATTAAAGCCGAAAGAAACGAACAACAAAACGAACAAAACTCAAAGTAAGATGAAAACTTTTAACAAAATAGCCCCAACCTGTCTCTTACTCCTAACGGTACTACTGTGCTCTTCCTTTACAGTTATAGAGCCCAGCTTTAACACCGACTACGAGAACGATTCAAAAGCCGAAAAGGTTATGTCGAAGGAGTTCGCATACACCAACAACACAAGCATTGAGGTAAACAACTCATACGGGAATGTCAAGGTTACTACATGGAAAAGCAACAAGGTAAAGGTTGATGCCTACGTAAAATACGACGCTACGGTTTCCAACACTAAAGAGTATGCAACAAAAAGTTATAGAATTAGCATGTCGCAGGTTGGCAATAGCATAAAAGTAACCACGCGCCACTTACGCAACAGCATAAAGCACACTATCAATTACGTGATTTACGCCCCATCTTCTATTGAATCAAAAATCACCGTAAAGTATGGAGATGTTGCACTCGGAAATATGAGCGGATACGTGAGCGTAAACCTAAAGTATGGAGACCTTTTTGCCGAAAAGCTCAGCTTTGGCAACGACAAGAAAGCCAACAATATAGTGGCAGCCTATGGAGATATCGCAATTAAAGAGGTAACGTGGCTTAACCTAAATATCGATTACGGGAATTTCGCCCTTCAAAATGGATACGCCATTGGGCTAAACGGAGCCTACTCCGACTTTAAAATAGATAAAATTAAGTTTGTAAACTCGGCCCTTAGCTATTCTGATTTAAAATTCGGTTCAATTAATTCTATAAAAGGAAGGCTAATTAATACCGATATGAAAATAGATAAGCTTGCAGATAACATGGTTCTTTCGCTACTATACAGCAACGTTATAGTATATAGCATTGACGGCCGTTTTAATAACATAGACCTGCAAGGTAACTACTCTGATGGTAAGCTTACCTTCCAAAATGAAGCATCGTTTAAGCTGAACGTTTCGTCCAAATACTCCGATTTTAAGCTATACAACCTTTCCAACGGCTCTCAAAACCTCGATGGATCATTCATCAAAACAATCGGGGTGAAACCTTCTAAAAATGTTAGAATAATCAGCAATTTCGGAGACTGGACTTTAAGAAAAAACTAGCAAATCCCATCAAATTCAGCGTTGAAGTGCAATAAAATAAAAAGGGGCTGTCTAAAAAAAGCAGCCTCTTTTGTTTAAAAACTTTCGTCATCTCCTCAAATTCACCATCTTTCAATAAAAAATGCGGTTACATCCGTTTCAATGTAACCGCTTAGCACCTACTTAAACTTATTCTTTTACCCGTCAATCCCCAAAAACGAGTGCTCCTTCGAGTAGCGCAGCATCTGCTCCACATATCCTTCGGAGTAGTCGATCGCAACGTCTACAATCTCGCCATTCTCGCACACTGGCTTATAAGTTGGGTTGATGAAGCCGCTGTATGGGGCCAGCCCCAGCTTCTTATACCGCTCAAGGATCTCCTTATGCAGCTCTTGGTCGAGCTTCACGCCGTAGCCCTCCACCAGCTGCTTGGCCGCCTGGTAGTCTCCGGTCGATTTTATGCGCTGAATCTCGCGCAGCAGCTCGCCAAATAGCCTGCGTAGGCTCTCGTAGCTGTTCACCACCACGTAGGTCTTCCCATCGCGCACCACATACGCCATCACCTGTTCCGATGATCCCTTTTCGAAGCACCATTCGGCAATCAGCTTGCGGTTGCGCATGTGGGCCTCCTCCACGTTCTTGCCCAGCTCGATGCGAACCATCTGGGTGAGCAGCCCGTTGCGGATGTAGTCGTTGTAGAGTGCCTTGGCCACATCGAGCGAAGGGATCAGCCCCAGCTCCACCATCTTGGGGTCCATCATGTAGTAGAGCGCAAACAGATCGGCGCGCGCCTCCTCGATGGTAGAGCCGTAGCTCTTCAGTTCATCGCCCACCACCCCTTCGGCCAGCTGGCCGCTGCCGTGGCCCAGGCACTCGTGCATATCGGTATGGAGCGAGTCGGCTAGAAATCCGTGCAGGTATTCGAGATCAACCTCCTCCTTAGAGTAGGCAAACTCCTCGATGAAGCCCGTTCCGTGCGACGCCTGATCGTAGGCGTACGCGATGTTATCGATGGTAACCGATTTCGATCCGTGAACCTTGCGAATCCAGTCGGCATTGGGCAGGTTGATGCCAATAGGCGTAGCCGGATAGCAGTCGCCCGCCAGGAAGGCGGCGTTTATCACCTTTGCGCTAACGCCCTTCACCACCTTCTTCTTAAACTTCGAATCAACGGGCGAGTGATCCTCGAACCACTGGGCGTTATCGCTAATCACCACGGTGCGCTGCGTAGCGGCATCGTTGCGGAAGTTCACGTGCGACTCCCACGTGGCCTTGTAGCCCAACGGATCGTTGTAGGTCTCAATAAACCCGTTAATGAAGTCCACCTGCGAGGCCAAATCCTTCACCCAGGTGATGCTGTACTCGTCGAAGTACTCCAGCTTGCCCGTGGTGTAAAAGGATATCAGGAACTCTATGGATTTGCGCTGCTCGTCGTTTTCGGCCACATCCATCGCCTTGCGCAGCCAGTGCACAATTTGGGTGATGGCCTTGCCGTACTTGCCGTCCTGCTTCCACACCACCTCGCGGAGCGTATCGCCCTCCTTCACCAGGCTGGTGTTAAGGCCGTAGGATAGCGGCGTTTGGTTCTCCGGATCGAGCAGCTGGCCGTAGAACTCCTCGGCCTCCTTCTGG
Protein-coding sequences here:
- a CDS encoding RNA polymerase sigma factor, whose protein sequence is MDPESCFKNIHQELIEGCKIFRSDSQMEIYKIYYKTMYNTAYRMVHHSAEAEDCMQEAFLKAFTKIGSYQNEVSFGAWLKRIVVNTCLDKMRQRKLEFAPDDKLPDKEDETAEIDCDENMSVECIKRCIEMLPESYRIIINLFLIEGYDHEEIADILHISNAASRTQLHRAKQKLGTLIKEKQKTFYNGSY
- a CDS encoding dipeptidyl-peptidase 3 family protein; this encodes MSDFEWKVDQFADLRVLRYQVPDFELLSLNQKKLIYNLSMAAAAGRDILFDQNYRHNLAIRFVLEAIYEGYSGDRTSEEFKQFETYLKRVWFSNGIHHHYGNEKFVPEISRSYFIYLLENTPLACFKPHFTSVEEIRSRVEEPIFNPDVDKQRVCSNPEVDMVASSSSTFYQGVTQKEAEEFYGQLLDPENQTPLSYGLNTSLVKEGDTLREVVWKQDGKYGKAITQIVHWLRKAMDVAENDEQRKSIEFLISFYTTGKLEYFDEYSITWVKDLASQVDFINGFIETYNDPLGYKATWESHVNFRNDAATQRTVVISDNAQWFEDHSPVDSKFKKKVVKGVSAKVINAAFLAGDCYPATPIGINLPNADWIRKVHGSKSVTIDNIAYAYDQASHGTGFIEEFAYSKEEVDLEYLHGFLADSLHTDMHECLGHGSGQLAEGVVGDELKSYGSTIEEARADLFALYYMMDPKMVELGLIPSLDVAKALYNDYIRNGLLTQMVRIELGKNVEEAHMRNRKLIAEWCFEKGSSEQVMAYVVRDGKTYVVVNSYESLRRLFGELLREIQRIKSTGDYQAAKQLVEGYGVKLDQELHKEILERYKKLGLAPYSGFINPTYKPVCENGEIVDVAIDYSEGYVEQMLRYSKEHSFLGIDG